Proteins from one Drosophila gunungcola strain Sukarami chromosome 3R, Dgunungcola_SK_2, whole genome shotgun sequence genomic window:
- the LOC128266626 gene encoding carbonic anhydrase 12 isoform X2, with protein sequence MHFPTFDDFYQRILFLLPFAANFRSNEFDYQTPDLWQFKHPQCGGFDQSPIAIHRRKVIPLSLPPLTFGFYDELFDDLVTVKNSGHTVEFKVPSTIYGLKPYVSGGLLQDFYEAESVHFHWGSRKSKGSEHVLNGHYYDLEMHIVHRNTKYLTFDEALNYTDGVTVLAVLFKVVRHGPAFYQPGLREIFNSLLHLSNFSSSYTVEEHLTLGSMLGNLNRGNFYTYKGSLTTPPCSPVVQWHVFAEVLPIWIQDLAKFWLLFDERRRPLLNNTRPLQSQENRLIFHRQPFLPLQPEQLQGLIWV encoded by the exons atgcattttccgACTTTTGATGACTTCTATCAGCGAATTCTGTTTCTGCTGCCGTTTGCCGCAA ATTTTAGGTCCAATGAATTCGACTACCAAACGCCAGACCTGTGGCAGTTTAAGCATCCGCAGTGTGGAGGTTTTGATCAATCGCCTATTGCAATTCACAGACGAAAAGTGATTCCTCTTAGCTTGCCTCCTCTGACATTCGGGTTCTACGACGAGCTCTTTGATGATCTGGTGACCGTAAAAAACAGTGGACATACAG TGGAATTCAAGGTGCCTTCGACGATTTATGGACTTAAACCCTATGTCAGTGGTGGCTTACTGCAGGATTTCTACGAAGCTGAATCCGTGCACTTCCATTGGGGATCCCGCAAATCAAAGGGTTCGGAGCACGTGCTCAATGGTCATTATTATGACCTGGAAATGCACATAGTTCATCGGAATACTAAATATCTGACTTTTGATGAGGCACTAAACTACACTGACGGAGTGACTGTGCTGGCGGTGCTCTTTAAGGTCGTAAGG CATGGTCCTGCATTCTACCAACCCGGACTTAGGGAGATCTTCAATTCATTGCTCCACTTGAGCAACTTTAGCAGCAGCTACACGGTTGAGGAACACCTCACCCTGGGATCTATGCTGGGCAACCTGAACAGGGGCAATTTCTACACATACAAGGGATCCCTGACCACGCCCCCCTGCTCACCGGTGGTCCAGTGGCATGTGTTCGCCGAGGTGCTGCCCATTTGGATACAGGACCTGGCCAAATTTTGGCTGCTGTTCGACGAGCGGAGGCGTCCGCTGCTCAATAATACACGACCGTTGCAGTCGCAGGAAAACCGATTGATTTTCCACCGGCAACCCTTCCTGCCGCTGCAGCCGGAGCAATTGCAAGGACTGATCTGGGTTTAG
- the LOC128266635 gene encoding phosphoglycerate mutase 2 isoform X3: MSSQFMTKTNRLVVLRHGESDFNIENKFCGWHDAPLSEFGIQEALTVAIPALKQSQLEFDVVYSSVLSRSRQTAELILCKLNIAYVPIKEDWRLCERHYGDLTGHKKRKIADRYGEQQVQAWRRGYDCVPPPIEESNRYYYTICSNPIFDDVPPGEFPLSESLHMCVDRVEPVWKEVKQEVLKGSRVLMCVHGTVARALVQHIEGISNEAIEKVNIPNCVPRVYEFDLNSGGLVGSAINLGDQEYIRRKTAQVAAIGD, from the exons ATGAG CTCCCAATTTATGACGAAGACAAATCGTTTGGTGGTTTTGCGGCATGGCGAAAGTGATTTTAATATAGAGAACAAATTCTGCGGCTGGCATGATGCGCCATTAAGCGAGTTTG GCATCCAGGAGGCTTTGACGGTGGCGATTCCAGCACTTAAACAGTCGCAGCTGGAATTCGACGTGGTCTATTCATCCGTATTGAGCAGATCCCGGCAAACAGCCGAGTTGATTCTCTGCAAGCTAAACATTGCCTATGTGCCCATAAAAGAAGACTGGCGGCTATGCGAACGGCACTACGGAGATCTGACTGGCCACAAAAAGCGCAAGATAGCCGATCGCTATGGGGAGCAGCAGGTGCAGGCCTGGCGAAGAGGATACGACTGCGTTCCCCCACCGATCGAGGAGAGCAATCGCTACTACTACACCATCTGCAGCAATCCCATCTTCGATGACGTTCCTCCCGGCGAGTTCCCGCTCTCGGAGTCCCTGCACATGTGCGTCGACCGGGTGGAGCCCGTCTGGAAGGAGGTCAAGCAGGAGGTGCTCAAGGGCTCCCGGGTGCTGATGTGCGTCCACGGAACTGTCGCCCGCGCCCTCGTTCAGCACATTGAAG GAATCTCCAACGAGGCCATCGAGAAGGTGAACATTCCAAATTGCGTTCCACGCGTCTACGAATTTGACTTGAATTCTGGCGGATTAGTTGGCTCGGCCATTAACCTGGGCGATCAGGAATATATCAGGCGGAAAACAGCTCAGGTGGCAGCCATTGGCGACTGA
- the LOC128266639 gene encoding protein suppressor of variegation 3-7: protein MWNNSKVCEKNNTKSEEDEEEEPSYVKEPEATSSLLIKRNNMSLRRNQLLVSKPIPQNRQELLQNIGRDREILGAYFQRLASQSAPKTPAPAPAPAPPAPQRNSYDLFFESACVSVKGLPPKLAAEAKSRISQIITEFEIRAISEMEAQQERQMQKQPYRSGDASGILYEFRPCP, encoded by the exons ATGTGGAACAACTCGAAAGTGTGTGAGAAGAATAACACTAAAAgcgaggaggacgaggaggaggagccgtCATACGTCAAAGAA CCGGAGGCGACTAGTTCGCTGTTGATCAAACGTAACAATATGTCACTAAGGCGAAACCAGCTACTCGTTTCAAAGCCAATCCCCCAGAACCGCCAGGAACTGCTCCAGAACATCGGACGTGATCGTGAGATTCTGGGGGCCTACTTCCAGAGATTGGCTAGCCAATCGGCTCCTAAAAcaccagctccagctcctgcgccagctcctccagctccccAGAGAAACAGCTACGACCTGTTCTTTGAAAGCGCCTGTGTCAGTGTCAAGGGATTGCCACCCAAACTGGCCGCGGAGGCCAAGAGTCGCATCTCGCAGATCATCACCGAGTTCGAGATCCGCGCCATCTCTGAAATGGAAGCCCAGCAGGAGCGCCAGATGCAAAAGCAACCCTACAGAAGCGGTGATGCATCGGGGATTCTTTACGAATTTCGGCCCTGCCCGTAA
- the LOC128266635 gene encoding phosphoglycerate mutase 2 isoform X2, giving the protein MREIQASQFMTKTNRLVVLRHGESDFNIENKFCGWHDAPLSEFGIQEALTVAIPALKQSQLEFDVVYSSVLSRSRQTAELILCKLNIAYVPIKEDWRLCERHYGDLTGHKKRKIADRYGEQQVQAWRRGYDCVPPPIEESNRYYYTICSNPIFDDVPPGEFPLSESLHMCVDRVEPVWKEVKQEVLKGSRVLMCVHGTVARALVQHIEGISNEAIEKVNIPNCVPRVYEFDLNSGGLVGSAINLGDQEYIRRKTAQVAAIGD; this is encoded by the exons ATGCGCGAAATTCAGGC CTCCCAATTTATGACGAAGACAAATCGTTTGGTGGTTTTGCGGCATGGCGAAAGTGATTTTAATATAGAGAACAAATTCTGCGGCTGGCATGATGCGCCATTAAGCGAGTTTG GCATCCAGGAGGCTTTGACGGTGGCGATTCCAGCACTTAAACAGTCGCAGCTGGAATTCGACGTGGTCTATTCATCCGTATTGAGCAGATCCCGGCAAACAGCCGAGTTGATTCTCTGCAAGCTAAACATTGCCTATGTGCCCATAAAAGAAGACTGGCGGCTATGCGAACGGCACTACGGAGATCTGACTGGCCACAAAAAGCGCAAGATAGCCGATCGCTATGGGGAGCAGCAGGTGCAGGCCTGGCGAAGAGGATACGACTGCGTTCCCCCACCGATCGAGGAGAGCAATCGCTACTACTACACCATCTGCAGCAATCCCATCTTCGATGACGTTCCTCCCGGCGAGTTCCCGCTCTCGGAGTCCCTGCACATGTGCGTCGACCGGGTGGAGCCCGTCTGGAAGGAGGTCAAGCAGGAGGTGCTCAAGGGCTCCCGGGTGCTGATGTGCGTCCACGGAACTGTCGCCCGCGCCCTCGTTCAGCACATTGAAG GAATCTCCAACGAGGCCATCGAGAAGGTGAACATTCCAAATTGCGTTCCACGCGTCTACGAATTTGACTTGAATTCTGGCGGATTAGTTGGCTCGGCCATTAACCTGGGCGATCAGGAATATATCAGGCGGAAAACAGCTCAGGTGGCAGCCATTGGCGACTGA
- the LOC128266626 gene encoding carbonic anhydrase 6 isoform X1, with protein MRLKRGPAADTPRNLDRIMQKKKYNKIHKIRKPRTFRTYFSASVSDRYKRGIRKKKNARFGQHDETKTKYNSHYLMSRQQHNHTHTPTQMCPIHSHTDTFSRRFGFSCFARLILILSRKSQVSSLKTHSRFESQLLLQIIPRLYRPDFRSNEFDYQTPDLWQFKHPQCGGFDQSPIAIHRRKVIPLSLPPLTFGFYDELFDDLVTVKNSGHTVEFKVPSTIYGLKPYVSGGLLQDFYEAESVHFHWGSRKSKGSEHVLNGHYYDLEMHIVHRNTKYLTFDEALNYTDGVTVLAVLFKVVRHGPAFYQPGLREIFNSLLHLSNFSSSYTVEEHLTLGSMLGNLNRGNFYTYKGSLTTPPCSPVVQWHVFAEVLPIWIQDLAKFWLLFDERRRPLLNNTRPLQSQENRLIFHRQPFLPLQPEQLQGLIWV; from the exons ATGCGATTGAAACGCGGTCCAGCGGCGGACACTCCGCGAAACCTCGACAGaataatgcaaaaaaaaaaatacaacaaaatacacaaaatacGAAAACCCCGCACATTCCGCACATATTTTTCGGCTAGTGTATCTGATAGATACAAGCGCggcataagaaaaaaaaaaaacgcgcGCTTCGGCCAACATGACgagacaaaaacaaagtatAATTCGCATTATCTGATGTCCAGACAGCAGCATAATCACACGCACACCCCCACACAAATGTGCCCCATTCATAGTCACACAGATACTTTTTCGCGTCGTTTTGGGTTTTCGTGTTTTGCTCGCCTCATTCTCATTCTCAGTCGCAAGTCGCAAGTCTCAAGTCTCAAAACTCATTCTCGGTTCGAATCTCAGTTACTCTTGCAGATAATCCCCCGCCTATATCGGCCAG ATTTTAGGTCCAATGAATTCGACTACCAAACGCCAGACCTGTGGCAGTTTAAGCATCCGCAGTGTGGAGGTTTTGATCAATCGCCTATTGCAATTCACAGACGAAAAGTGATTCCTCTTAGCTTGCCTCCTCTGACATTCGGGTTCTACGACGAGCTCTTTGATGATCTGGTGACCGTAAAAAACAGTGGACATACAG TGGAATTCAAGGTGCCTTCGACGATTTATGGACTTAAACCCTATGTCAGTGGTGGCTTACTGCAGGATTTCTACGAAGCTGAATCCGTGCACTTCCATTGGGGATCCCGCAAATCAAAGGGTTCGGAGCACGTGCTCAATGGTCATTATTATGACCTGGAAATGCACATAGTTCATCGGAATACTAAATATCTGACTTTTGATGAGGCACTAAACTACACTGACGGAGTGACTGTGCTGGCGGTGCTCTTTAAGGTCGTAAGG CATGGTCCTGCATTCTACCAACCCGGACTTAGGGAGATCTTCAATTCATTGCTCCACTTGAGCAACTTTAGCAGCAGCTACACGGTTGAGGAACACCTCACCCTGGGATCTATGCTGGGCAACCTGAACAGGGGCAATTTCTACACATACAAGGGATCCCTGACCACGCCCCCCTGCTCACCGGTGGTCCAGTGGCATGTGTTCGCCGAGGTGCTGCCCATTTGGATACAGGACCTGGCCAAATTTTGGCTGCTGTTCGACGAGCGGAGGCGTCCGCTGCTCAATAATACACGACCGTTGCAGTCGCAGGAAAACCGATTGATTTTCCACCGGCAACCCTTCCTGCCGCTGCAGCCGGAGCAATTGCAAGGACTGATCTGGGTTTAG
- the LOC128266629 gene encoding uncharacterized protein LOC128266629, translated as MGNQMWSIFVALLVLEHLMAQSLAANLGQLVKKQSQQKQVQSAQPGQQLPQGQQIHAQQYVQDSLAEQQDLKAEEEEDHDPYQLLQAAKQESRLPNSANYPWSPYAAAAAAAQGNPYEAMPKMLPFIGYAQPVLIPFPLYLAPDMFYPAFPGPSSNDLEDVVMSRAAGGRRPAANHPSTARNSPIYYVRLPPTPYMFLPNMPTAPFGGGFSPLLTYQPMPSFSAYGSVFNLPVNFLANGKPSGVYQMNGSPGDGLGSLSSGAFGMRPPTPSNPFRPMATPPMGGYGASQQNFGLASMPVPQQDSKLTSLKRPFVFNGRPEDIYILPNNLGPLYNEQSYY; from the coding sequence ATGGGCAACCAAATGTGGAGCATTTTCGTGGCACTGCTGGTGCTGGAGCATCTGATGGCCCAATCCTTGGCGGCCAATCTCGGCCAGCTGGTGAAGAAGCAAAGTCAGCAGAAGCAGGTGCAATCCGCGCAGCCAGGACAACAACTGCCACAAGGCCAGCAGATCCATGCCCAGCAGTATGTGCAGGATAGCCTAGCCGAGCAGCAGGATCTTAaggccgaggaggaggaggaccacGATCCCTACCAGCTGCTGCAGGCGGCGAAACAGGAGTCGCGGCTGCCCAACTCGGCCAACTATCCCTGGAGTCCCtatgccgccgccgccgccgccgcccaggGAAATCCCTATGAGGCCATGCCCAAGATGCTGCCCTTTATTGGCTATGCCCAGCCGGTGCTCATCCCATTTCCCCTCTACCTGGCTCCGGATATGTTCTATCCGGCTTTTCCCGGCCCCAGCAGCAACGACCTCGAGGATGTGGTGATGTCCAGAGCTGCCGGTGGCCGTCGTCCGGCTGCCAATCACCCGTCAACTGCCCGCAATTCGCCCATTTACTATGTGAGATTGCCGCCAACGCCGTATATGTTTCTGCCCAATATGCCGACGGCTCCGTTTGGCGGAGGATTCTCGCCACTGCTCACCTACCAACCGATGCCCTCGTTTTCCGCCTACGGTTCGGTGTTCAATCTGCCCGTCAACTTTCTGGCCAATGGAAAACCCTCGGGCGTCTATCAAATGAATGGATCACCTGGCGATGGTTTGGGTTCCCTATCATCCGGAGCCTTTGGCATGAGGCCACCCACGCCGAGTAATCCCTTCAGACCCATGGCCACACCTCCAATGGGCGGATATGGAGCTAGCCAGCAGAACTTTGGCCTCGCCTCCATGCCAGTGCCGCAGCAGGACTCCAAGCTGACATCCCTGAAGCGTCCGTTCGTGTTCAACGGTCGTCCCGAGGACATCTACATCCTGCCCAACAACTTAGGTCCGCTCTACAACGAACAGAGCTACTACTGA
- the LOC128266635 gene encoding phosphoglycerate mutase 2 isoform X1: MVFFKFLKSKLSQFMTKTNRLVVLRHGESDFNIENKFCGWHDAPLSEFGIQEALTVAIPALKQSQLEFDVVYSSVLSRSRQTAELILCKLNIAYVPIKEDWRLCERHYGDLTGHKKRKIADRYGEQQVQAWRRGYDCVPPPIEESNRYYYTICSNPIFDDVPPGEFPLSESLHMCVDRVEPVWKEVKQEVLKGSRVLMCVHGTVARALVQHIEGISNEAIEKVNIPNCVPRVYEFDLNSGGLVGSAINLGDQEYIRRKTAQVAAIGD, translated from the exons ATGGTTTTCTTCAAGTTCTTGAAGAGCAAACT CTCCCAATTTATGACGAAGACAAATCGTTTGGTGGTTTTGCGGCATGGCGAAAGTGATTTTAATATAGAGAACAAATTCTGCGGCTGGCATGATGCGCCATTAAGCGAGTTTG GCATCCAGGAGGCTTTGACGGTGGCGATTCCAGCACTTAAACAGTCGCAGCTGGAATTCGACGTGGTCTATTCATCCGTATTGAGCAGATCCCGGCAAACAGCCGAGTTGATTCTCTGCAAGCTAAACATTGCCTATGTGCCCATAAAAGAAGACTGGCGGCTATGCGAACGGCACTACGGAGATCTGACTGGCCACAAAAAGCGCAAGATAGCCGATCGCTATGGGGAGCAGCAGGTGCAGGCCTGGCGAAGAGGATACGACTGCGTTCCCCCACCGATCGAGGAGAGCAATCGCTACTACTACACCATCTGCAGCAATCCCATCTTCGATGACGTTCCTCCCGGCGAGTTCCCGCTCTCGGAGTCCCTGCACATGTGCGTCGACCGGGTGGAGCCCGTCTGGAAGGAGGTCAAGCAGGAGGTGCTCAAGGGCTCCCGGGTGCTGATGTGCGTCCACGGAACTGTCGCCCGCGCCCTCGTTCAGCACATTGAAG GAATCTCCAACGAGGCCATCGAGAAGGTGAACATTCCAAATTGCGTTCCACGCGTCTACGAATTTGACTTGAATTCTGGCGGATTAGTTGGCTCGGCCATTAACCTGGGCGATCAGGAATATATCAGGCGGAAAACAGCTCAGGTGGCAGCCATTGGCGACTGA
- the LOC128266622 gene encoding muscle M-line assembly protein unc-89: protein MAGKLKVCIIGAEGWGSAIAAAVSSNVLQGDFDRRVHMYVNDEMIRNSMLSEVINSRHENVKYLPGIKLPKNLIAVNDLLEAAQNADILIFSTPQEFVNSYCNILAGNVKESAFAVSMTKGLTRVRGGEEVGLVTQAIGERLEIPCYSMMSAHSAMEMAQGKLCEVTIGCSDDAHAKLLTAALQTKNCRVISVNDVDGVELCGTLTDVIALGAGFVDGLRLGENARVAAIHLGIKEMMRFIKTFFPSAKMSTFYESCGVANSVASSYVDKNATFAKSLVTSGKTIEEIEANLLHGRKILGPMVAADVHALLERELMQHDFPLFTAIHLICQSEASPELMLEALQNHPDLSNSSISHLLSHESAKGGQNMDQVLDQVANTLPKLRTALDKVLAESGNKSFKQLKVMDDWTEVNDYEVEEPSRRQVTSQDSSLENEEMARQLSVQAAQLQDDIRDGNVQLAFKMDINEGDRHLRLLLEEERERFSNKDDMVIASRLVAGQEDDSARMARGNILDSSAGSDQKADKAFPSGITSTDTHDVLDLTSESEPLPAEPNSSKLSKINKFKDSISIQEAANSKAQENLIKSIRQTIQALGDKEKMEHLIAENQVQEESSQLKNQLEENTSHMENQMEDESSDMKSQMDGETSQLKSQMDEETIELKNEVDESHFIAFNRKGEEALEEPTDKQQYKVRSEDENLKALMFKDSEEPLEAEKLAEMRLQNENDFDLDEDEPVIGKNDRTYTKENMELQKLFEWQKLKPRGDEHPYASAELEDSTVWEENARLPVEHEDRLEDVANHQEAELVQVRAENKDFSLPENEKMPKKVRQFSETNDGETTGNHEWDWLMNNEKIGMDAEQRMEEADETLSKSDQEKLVNLDHQLKEALQHDLAVMSTSQGDESKEGLPDAELDPEAAKRITEQPGNPTPTTSQIPAVPMPVAVPEPSKQTHIREGTPQFQNQPGSVPQHAPQTKPPAPKEHQSPRTNAPVKFEHLDGDRQPEASTADQQPPVAEKISKTEPVAKEASTKQPQPKEKTPPAQQRRPVNKIKQQNDTSKPIGDADPADHRLNTQKTEKHRSSIEKQKKRLESVDKKISIMRKADRRVSYRGQNPYKGEPDLDSRPPMDTSIQEGKAGQSEGLGHQRRKVVVTPPFNPPINPRMRVPRPPFDGRDQEFHTMTATSTAKWPPMPKNLSQKRTSLVGTIQMKHLSDLRSQMPTTVPPPLWKIPSGVPRSPTFSKILCALQLGLLASYLACCKKN from the exons ATGGCCGGAAAGCTGAAAGTATGCATCATTGGCGCCGAGGGCTG GGGCTCGGCCATTGCGGCCGCCGTGAGCAGCAATGTTTTGCAGGGAGACTTCGATCGCCGGGTGCATATGTATGTCAACGATGAGATGATTCGCAACAGCATGCTATCGGAGGTCATAAACAGTCGCCACGAGAATGTCAAGTATCTGCCTGGGATTAAGCTGCCCAAGAACCTG ATCGCTGTGAATGATCTTTTGGAAGCTGCCCAGAACGCAGATATCTTGATATTTTCCACGCCCCAGGAGTTTGTCAATTCCTACTGCAACATCCTGGCCGGAAATGTGAAGGAGTCTGCCTTTGCCGTGTCCATGACCAAAGGTTTGACGCGGGTGCGAGGAGGAGAGGAAGTGGGGCTCGTGACGCAGGCCATCGGTGAGCGACTCGAAATCCCGTGCTACTCGATGATGTCCGCCCACAGTGCCATGGAGATGGCCCAGGGAAAGCTGTGCGAGGTGACCATCGGTTGCAGTGATGATGCGCATGCCAAGCTGCTGACCGCCGCTCTGCAAACCAAGAATTGCCGTGTGATTTCCGTCAATGACGTTGATGGCGTGGAGCTGTGCGGAACGCTCACGGACGTTATAGCACTGGGAGCTGGTTTTGTAGATGGTCTGCGGCTGGGCGAGAATGCGCGAGTGGCCGCAATTCATCTGGGCATCAAGGAAATGATGCGATTCATTAAGACGTTCTTTCCCTCCGCCAAAATGTCTACTTTCTACGAGAGCTGCGGCGTGGCCAACTCGGTCGCTTCAAGTTATG TTGATAAAAATGCCACTTTTGCCAAGAGCTTAGTCACTTCAGGCAAAACGATAGAGGAAATAGAAGCAAATCTTCTTCATGGCCGCAAAATATTGGGTCCAATGGTGGCTGCTGATGTGCATGCATTGTTGGAAAGGGAGCTTATGCAGCACGA TTTTCCTCTTTTTACGGCCATTCATCTGATATGCCAAAGCGAAGCCTCGCCTGAACTTATGCTGGAGGCACTGCAAAACCATCCAGACTTGAG CAATTCATCCATTTCGCATTTACTGAGCCATGAGTCAGCGAAGGGCGGGCAGAATATGGATCAAGTGCTGGATCAAGTGGCCAACACCCTGCCCAAACTGAGGACTGCCCTAGACAAGGTTCTGGCCGAGTCGGGCAACAAGAGTTTCAAGCAGCTGAAGGTAATGGATGACTGGACGGAAGTCAATGACTACGAGGTGGAGGAGCCGAGTCGGCGACAAGTGACCTCACAGGATTCCTCCCTTGAGAACGAGGAAATGGCCAGGCAATTAAGTGTGCAAGCCGCCCAGCTCCAGGATGACATTCGCGATGGCAACGTGCAGCTGGCCTTTAAGATGGACATCAACGAAGGTGACCGGCATTTACGACTTTTGCTGGAAGAAGAGCGAGAAAGATTCAGCAACAAAGACGACATGGTGATAGCTTCCAGACTAGTTGCAGGCCAAGAGGACGACAGTGCCAGGATGGCTCGTGGAAACATCTTGGACTCTTCCGCAGGATCTGATCAGAAGGCGGACAAAGCCTTTCCCTCTGGCATAACCTCGACCGATACGCACGATGTCCTGGACTTGACCTCGGAATCTGAGCCACTCCCTGCGGAGCCGAATTCCTCCAAGCTttcaaagataaataaattcaaagatTCAATCAGCATACAGGAAGCGGCCAATTCGAAAGCTCAGGAGAATCTCATAAAATCCATTAGGCAAACTATTCAAGCACTTGGTGATAAAGAGAAAATGGAACATCTAATTGCTGAAAATCAAGTACAGGAGGAGAGTTCACAATTGAAAAACCAATTGGAAGAGAACACTTCCCATATGGAAAACCAAATGGAGGATGAATCATCCGATATGAAAAGCCAAATGGATGGGGAAACTTCTCAACTGAAAAGCCAAATGGATGAGGAAACTATTGAACTAAAGAACGAAGTAGATGAATCCCACTTTATTGCATTCAACCGAAAAGGCGAGGAAGCTCTGGAAGAACCAACTGACAAGCAGCAGTACAAAGTGAGATCAGAAGATGAAAACCTTAAAGCGCTTATGTTCAAGGATTCAGAGGAGCCTTTGGAGGCCGAGAAGCTTGCTGAAATGAGACTACAGAATGAAAACGATTTTGATCTGGATGAAGATGAGCCAGTTATAGGAAAAAATGACCGTACCTACACCAAAGAGAACATGGAACTCCAGAAGCTGTTCGAGTGGCAAAAACTAAAACCCCGAGGGGATGAACATCCATACGCTTCAGCCGAACTGGAAGATTCTACAGTTTGGGAGGAAAACGCGAGGCTTCCAGTGGAGCATGAAGATAGGTTGGAGGATGTGGCTAACCATCAGGAGGCAGAACTCGTTCAAGTGCGGGCTGAGAACAAGGACTTTAGCTTACCAGAGAACGAGAAGATGCCGAAAAAGGTTCGCCAGTTCAGCGAAACCAACGATGGTGAAACTACTGGTAACCACGAGTGGGATTGGCTAATGAATAATGAGAAGATCGGTATGGATGCCGAACAGCGCATGGAAGAAGCGGATGAAACACTCAGCAAATCTGACCAGGAGAAACTAGTCAATCTTGACCATCAACTAAAGGAAGCTTTGCAGCATGACTTGGCCGTCATGTCGACTAGCCAAGGTGACGAGTCTAAGGAAGGCTTGCCTGATGCAGAACTAGATCCCGAGGCTGCTAAGAGAATTACTGAGCAGCCAGGGAACCCCACTCCCACTACCAGCCAAATTCCAGCTGTGCCCATGCCGGTGGCAGTGCCAGAGCCCAGCAAGCAGACCCACATCCGTGAGGGCACACCCCAGTTCCAGAACCAACCAGGTTCTGTTCCACAACATGCGCCTCAGACCAAACCGCCCGCGCCCAAGGAACACCAGTCCCCTCGCACAAATGCTCCAGTTAAATTTGAGCACTTGGATGGAGACAGGCAGCCGGAGGCATCAACTGCGGATCAGCAGCCACCGGTAGCTGAGAAGATATCCAAGACTGAGCCGGTGGCTAAGGAGGCATCCACGAAGCAACCGCAACCTAAGGAGAAAACTCCACCAGCTCAGCAGAGAAGGCCCGTGAACAAAATCAAACAGCAGAATGACACCAGCAAGCCAATTGGTGATGCCGATCCCGCAGACCACCGCCTCAATACTcaaaaaaccgaaaagcaTCGTTCAAGTATTGAAAAACAGAAGAAGCGGCTGGAAAGCGTGGACAAGAAGATCAGCATAATGCGCAAGGCCGATCGTCGCGTGAGCTACAGAGGCCAGAATCCCTACAAGGGGGAGCCGGATCTGGACTCCAGGCCGCCGATGGACACCAGCATACAAGAGGGCAAAGCGGGACAGTCCGAGGGTCTGGGCCATCAGCGTCGCAAAGTGGTGGTGACGCCACCTTTCAACCCTCCCATCAACCCACGAATGCGCGTGCCACGACCACCTTTCGATGGTCGAGATCAGGAGTTCCATACAATGACCGCCACCTCGACTGCGAAATGGCCACCCATGCCCAAGAATCTGAGCCAGAAGCGCACCTCCCTGGTCGGCACCATCCAGATGAAGCATCTCTCCGATTTGCGCAGTCAAATGCCAACCACCGTGCCACCGCCCTTGTGGAAGATACCCTCGGGAGTGCCGCGCTCGCCCACGTTTTCCAAGATACTGTGTGCCCTGCAGTTGGGACTACTCGCCTCCTACTTGGCTTGCTGCaagaaaaactaa